The Peribacillus simplex genome contains a region encoding:
- the spoVE gene encoding stage V sporulation protein E has protein sequence MSVPLKKSNPDLILIIVTLSLLTVGLIMVYSASAIWATYKFDDSFYFAKRQLLFACVGVIAMFFIMNVDYWTWRTWAKILIIICFIMLLAVLVPGIGMARNGSRSWIGVGAFSVQPSEFMKLAMIAFLAKFLSERQKLITSFKKGMLPSLGLVFLAFGLIMLQPDLGTGTVMVGTCIVMIFISGAKISHFVGLGLIGVAGFIGLILSAPYRIKRITSFLDPWEDPLGSGFQMIQSFYAIGPGGLFGLGLGQSRQKFFYLPEPQTDFIFAILSEELGFIGGSLVILLFALMLWRGIRIALGAPDLYGSLVAVGIIAMVAIQVMINIGVVTGLMPVTGITLPLLSYGGSSLTLMLMAIGVLLNISRYSRF, from the coding sequence ATGTCCGTGCCATTAAAAAAATCGAATCCCGATCTCATTCTCATTATCGTCACCTTAAGTCTTTTGACTGTCGGATTAATCATGGTTTACAGCGCGAGTGCCATTTGGGCAACATATAAATTTGATGATTCGTTTTATTTTGCTAAAAGGCAGTTGCTGTTTGCCTGCGTTGGTGTCATAGCCATGTTTTTCATCATGAATGTGGATTACTGGACATGGCGGACATGGGCCAAAATCCTTATCATCATTTGTTTCATTATGTTACTGGCTGTGCTTGTACCAGGTATAGGGATGGCGAGAAATGGTTCGAGGAGCTGGATTGGTGTAGGTGCCTTTTCGGTGCAACCCTCTGAGTTCATGAAGTTGGCGATGATCGCTTTTTTAGCTAAGTTTTTATCAGAACGGCAAAAGCTGATCACCTCCTTTAAAAAAGGGATGCTTCCATCCTTGGGTTTAGTGTTTTTGGCATTTGGATTGATCATGTTACAGCCGGACCTTGGAACGGGAACGGTGATGGTTGGAACGTGCATCGTTATGATTTTTATATCCGGGGCAAAAATCAGTCATTTTGTAGGCTTGGGGCTAATCGGGGTAGCGGGTTTTATCGGTCTGATTTTGTCAGCGCCCTACCGGATAAAAAGGATCACGTCTTTTCTGGATCCTTGGGAAGACCCTTTGGGCAGTGGATTTCAAATGATTCAATCGTTTTATGCAATCGGACCCGGGGGATTGTTCGGATTGGGACTCGGGCAAAGCCGCCAAAAGTTTTTCTATTTACCAGAACCGCAGACTGATTTCATCTTTGCCATACTTTCCGAGGAACTTGGGTTCATCGGGGGTTCCCTGGTCATTTTATTATTTGCGCTCATGCTTTGGCGGGGCATTCGGATCGCACTTGGTGCCCCTGATTTATATGGGAGCCTTGTAGCGGTGGGAATCATTGCAATGGTCGCCATTCAAGTGATGATCAATATAGGTGTGGTAACGGGTTTAATGCCAGTTACGGGTATCACCTTGCCCCTCTTAAGTTATGGCGGTTCATCACTGACGCTCATGTTGATGGCGATTGGGGTGCTCCTGAATATTAGCCGTTATTCAAGGTTCTGA